A region of Brassica napus cultivar Da-Ae unplaced genomic scaffold, Da-Ae ScsIHWf_910;HRSCAF=1289, whole genome shotgun sequence DNA encodes the following proteins:
- the LOC125606623 gene encoding protein POLYCHOME-like has product MAEGRDRLERQIDFASLFLNRQRGRIFVDDETTWTVQARGGIWRRGRPRPRTRTRPRASPSRRALADITDVNRVGTERRRAVVGPRPLLDTAVVRAGTERRRAVDRVPLAQLELRYSVASAVASAGVNHPSSIAWVQQKLLSLKEELSDGEEALTPELLNYIDQVGIYLTEELEKLKSTPSAQRAERERRIRTLMSMR; this is encoded by the exons ATGGCGGAAGGGCGCGATAGACTCGAACGACAAATTGATTTTGCATCATTGTTTCTCAACAGACAGCGCGGAAGGATCTTCGTTGACGATGAAACTACATGGACTGTGCAAGCAAGAGGTGGTATTTGGCGGCGTGGAAGGCCTCGTCCTCGTACTCGTACTCGTCCTCGTGCTTCACCTTCAAGGAGGGCCCTCGCTGATATCACTGATGTGAATAGG GTGGGTACTGAGAGAAGGAGAGCAGTGGTTGGCCCAAGGCCCCTCCTTGATACTGCTGTTGTTAGG GCGGGTACTGAGAGAAGGAGAGCAGTTGACCGTGTACCACTGGCTCAGCTCGAGCTCAGGTATTCTGTGGCCAGTGCTGTTGCATCCGCTGGAGTCAACCACCCCTCTTCCATCGCTTGGGTTCAGCAGAAGTTGCTCTCACTCAAAGAGGAATTATCTGATGGAGAGGAGGCCCTCACTCCAGAGCTCCTCAACTATATAGATCAAGTGGGGATTTATCTGACGGAAGAGCTTGAGAAGCTGAAAAGCACACCAAGTGCGCAGAGAGCTGAGAGGGAGAGGAGGATTCGAACATTGATGTCCATGAGGTGA